The following are from one region of the Flavimobilis soli genome:
- a CDS encoding malate dehydrogenase, with product MNAQPVTVTVTGAAGQIGYGILFRIASGQMLGHDTQIRLRLLEIPQAVRAAEGTAMELDDCAFDRLESIEIFDDPVKAFDGVNVALLVGARPRGAGMERADLLAANGGIFGPQGEAINAGAASDVRVLVVGNPANTNALIAAQHAPDVPVERFNAMTRLDHNRALSQLARRGGVPVRDVRNVTIWGNHSASQYPDVFHARVGSRSGAELAEDRTWLTEDFIPTVAKRGAAIIEARGASSAASAANAAIEHVRDWVRGTPEGEWTSAGVPSNGAYGVPEGVISSFPVVSRDGEWQIVDGLEINDFSRERIDASVAELFEERAAVEKLGLV from the coding sequence ATGAACGCACAGCCGGTGACAGTGACGGTCACAGGAGCTGCCGGGCAGATCGGCTACGGCATCCTGTTCCGCATCGCGTCGGGTCAGATGCTCGGTCATGACACGCAGATCCGTCTGCGCCTCCTGGAGATCCCGCAGGCCGTCCGTGCCGCCGAGGGCACCGCGATGGAGCTCGACGACTGCGCCTTCGACCGCCTCGAGAGCATCGAGATCTTCGACGACCCGGTCAAGGCGTTCGACGGCGTGAACGTCGCGCTGCTCGTCGGCGCCCGTCCGCGCGGTGCGGGCATGGAGCGTGCCGACCTGCTCGCCGCGAACGGCGGCATCTTCGGCCCGCAGGGTGAGGCGATCAACGCCGGTGCTGCCTCCGACGTGCGTGTCCTCGTCGTCGGCAATCCGGCGAACACGAACGCGCTCATCGCGGCCCAGCACGCGCCGGACGTCCCGGTCGAGCGGTTCAACGCGATGACGCGCCTGGACCACAACCGTGCGCTGTCCCAGCTCGCTCGCCGCGGCGGTGTCCCGGTGCGCGACGTCCGCAACGTGACGATCTGGGGAAACCACTCGGCGTCGCAGTACCCGGACGTCTTCCACGCGCGGGTCGGCAGCAGGTCGGGCGCGGAGCTCGCAGAGGACCGCACCTGGCTCACGGAGGACTTCATCCCGACGGTCGCGAAGCGCGGCGCCGCGATCATCGAGGCGCGCGGCGCGTCGTCGGCCGCGTCGGCGGCGAACGCCGCGATCGAGCACGTGCGCGACTGGGTCCGCGGCACCCCGGAAGGGGAGTGGACGAGCGCGGGCGTCCCGTCGAACGGCGCGTACGGCGTCCCGGAGGGCGTGATCTCGTCGTTCCCCGTCGTCTCGCGCGACGGCGAGTGGCAGATCGTCGACGGGCTCGAGATCAACGACTTCTCGCGCGAGCGCATCGACGCGTCGGTCGCCGAGCTGTTCGAGGAACGTGCCGCCGTCGAGAAGCTCGGTCTCGTCTGA
- a CDS encoding NADP-dependent isocitrate dehydrogenase, which yields MGKIKVVNPVVELDGDEMTRIIWQFIKDRLIHPYLDIDLKYYDLSIENRDATDDQVTIDAANAIKQYNVGVKCATITPDEARVEEFGLKKMWVSPNGTIRNILGGVVFREPIIISNIPRLVPGWNKPIIIGRHAHGDQYKATNFKVPGAGTLTLTYTPADGSEEIKQTVVTFPEEGGVAMGMYNFNESIKDFARASFAYGLQRSYPVYLSTKNTILKAYDGQFKDLFQEVFDTEFKEQFEAAGLTYEHRLIDDMVASAMKWEGGYVWACKNYDGDVQSDTVAQGFGSLGLMTSVLMTPDGKTVEAEAAHGTVTRHYRQHQQGKPTSTNPIASIFAWTRGLMHRGKLDGTPDVVKFAETLEDVVITTVESGKMTKDLALLIGPEQEWLTTEEFLAALDENLSARLAA from the coding sequence ATGGGCAAGATCAAGGTCGTCAACCCGGTAGTCGAGCTCGACGGCGACGAGATGACGCGCATCATCTGGCAGTTCATCAAGGACCGCCTCATCCACCCGTACCTCGACATCGACCTCAAGTACTACGACCTGTCGATCGAGAACCGCGACGCGACCGACGACCAGGTGACGATCGACGCCGCGAACGCGATCAAGCAGTACAACGTCGGCGTCAAGTGCGCGACGATCACGCCCGACGAGGCGCGCGTCGAGGAGTTCGGCCTCAAGAAGATGTGGGTCTCGCCCAACGGCACGATCCGCAACATCCTCGGTGGCGTCGTCTTCCGCGAGCCGATCATCATCTCGAACATCCCGCGTCTGGTGCCGGGCTGGAACAAGCCGATCATCATCGGCCGTCACGCCCACGGCGACCAGTACAAGGCGACCAACTTCAAGGTCCCCGGCGCCGGGACCCTCACGCTGACGTACACGCCTGCTGACGGCTCCGAGGAGATCAAGCAGACCGTCGTGACCTTCCCCGAGGAGGGTGGCGTCGCGATGGGCATGTACAACTTCAACGAGTCCATCAAGGACTTCGCCCGCGCCTCGTTCGCGTACGGCCTGCAGCGCAGCTACCCCGTCTACCTCTCGACGAAGAACACGATCCTCAAGGCCTACGACGGCCAGTTCAAGGACCTGTTCCAGGAGGTCTTCGACACGGAGTTCAAGGAGCAGTTCGAGGCTGCCGGCCTCACCTACGAGCACCGCCTCATCGACGACATGGTCGCCTCGGCCATGAAGTGGGAGGGCGGCTACGTCTGGGCCTGCAAGAACTACGACGGCGACGTCCAGTCGGACACGGTCGCGCAGGGCTTCGGCTCGCTCGGCCTCATGACGTCGGTCCTCATGACGCCTGACGGCAAGACCGTCGAGGCCGAGGCCGCGCACGGCACGGTGACGCGTCACTACCGCCAGCACCAGCAGGGCAAGCCGACGTCGACGAACCCGATCGCCTCGATCTTCGCGTGGACCCGCGGCCTCATGCACCGCGGCAAGCTCGACGGCACGCCCGACGTCGTGAAGTTCGCGGAGACGCTCGAGGACGTCGTCATCACGACGGTCGAGTCCGGCAAGATGACCAAGGACCTCGCGCTCCTCATCGGCCCGGAGCAGGAGTGGCTGACGACGGAGGAGTTCCTCGCGGCGCTCGACGAGAACCTCTCGGCCCGTCTCGCGGCCTGA
- a CDS encoding aquaporin: MSTTLHEPDFDLIDLDDTPPGLLARVGAEIFASFVLVLLVGGALVYASINAVGTGTLGVAVAAAAAVAAAGTAVSRVSGGHLNPAVTLGLAVAGRFSWRDVLPYWLAQLVGAALAGLTLFLATPQSFGVALQAASQRDVVSLAANGFGANSPLGRISEGAIDVTLTNALIVQAIAAAVLVGVFLGVTGRRSWAANPIVLVGLVLGGLTVVTVPLTNGGINPAYSFGIALFSTSWALSQLWLFALAPLVGAVVAGAAYRLVTTKVPPALIDGDQDDATAAVTAAEDAATPDTAAVDAAAADASVDASADEAEAEAEAEAEATVSDEEPEAPRG, from the coding sequence ATGTCGACGACATTGCACGAGCCCGACTTCGACCTCATCGACCTCGACGACACGCCCCCGGGACTGCTCGCCCGCGTGGGAGCCGAGATCTTCGCCTCCTTCGTGCTCGTGCTGCTCGTCGGCGGCGCTCTGGTGTACGCCTCGATCAACGCCGTCGGCACGGGGACGCTCGGGGTCGCTGTCGCGGCCGCGGCCGCCGTCGCCGCCGCGGGCACCGCCGTCTCGCGCGTCTCGGGCGGGCACCTCAACCCCGCCGTGACCCTCGGCCTGGCCGTCGCGGGACGCTTCTCGTGGCGCGACGTCCTCCCCTACTGGCTCGCGCAGCTCGTCGGCGCGGCCCTCGCCGGCCTCACGCTGTTCCTCGCGACGCCGCAGTCCTTCGGCGTGGCCCTCCAGGCCGCGTCGCAGCGCGACGTCGTCTCCCTCGCCGCCAACGGGTTCGGCGCGAACTCGCCCCTCGGACGCATCTCGGAGGGCGCGATCGACGTGACCCTGACGAACGCGCTCATCGTCCAGGCGATCGCCGCAGCCGTCCTGGTCGGCGTCTTCCTCGGCGTCACCGGACGCCGCTCGTGGGCCGCGAACCCGATCGTCCTCGTGGGCCTCGTCCTCGGCGGCCTGACGGTCGTGACGGTCCCGCTGACCAACGGTGGCATCAACCCCGCGTACTCGTTCGGCATCGCGCTGTTCTCGACGTCGTGGGCGCTCTCGCAGCTCTGGCTCTTCGCGCTCGCGCCGCTCGTCGGCGCGGTCGTCGCCGGCGCCGCGTATCGCCTCGTCACGACGAAGGTGCCGCCCGCGCTGATCGACGGCGACCAGGACGACGCCACGGCCGCCGTCACGGCAGCCGAGGACGCCGCAACCCCGGACACGGCAGCCGTGGACGCCGCAGCCGCCGACGCGTCTGTGGACGCGTCCGCGGACGAGGCCGAGGCCGAGGCCGAGGCCGAGGCCGAGGCCACGGTGTCGGACGAGGAGCCCGAGGCTCCGCGCGGCTGA
- a CDS encoding DUF3017 domain-containing protein, producing the protein MEQTSPGDDPEVDAGRVPVDDVAAASRAIAPRRNLWIWANATMIVVVCVLAFVSGARIAALVLAAQLALCGGVRLVAAEPVAGLAIRSRFFDVGLFWALCGAITALALTAPQL; encoded by the coding sequence GTGGAGCAGACGAGCCCGGGCGACGACCCCGAGGTCGACGCCGGTCGCGTCCCCGTCGACGACGTCGCCGCGGCCTCCCGTGCGATCGCCCCGCGGCGCAACCTGTGGATCTGGGCCAACGCGACGATGATCGTCGTCGTGTGCGTGCTCGCGTTCGTGAGCGGCGCCCGCATCGCTGCCCTCGTCCTCGCCGCCCAGCTCGCGCTCTGCGGCGGCGTGCGTCTCGTCGCGGCTGAGCCGGTCGCGGGCCTCGCGATCCGCTCCCGCTTCTTCGACGTCGGGCTCTTCTGGGCCCTGTGCGGCGCGATCACCGCGCTCGCGCTGACGGCCCCGCAGCTCTAG
- a CDS encoding NAD(P)/FAD-dependent oxidoreductase: MIDPAPTGTCAPRSVVVVGAGLAGARTASRLRDLGFTGRVTVVGDEPIAPYDRPPLSKHLLDRPQPTWLADDLDIRLSELADDVLLGTQAVGLEAVADGQGPAYRVGLRDADGTRRTLETDAVVVACGSRPVRPQGWEDALVLHTADDADRLRARLAEVTAAGGRGHVVCVGAGWIGAELAGVLTDAGIAVTVVEAASAPLAAALGEHAGRLTLPWYEDHPGLRLVTGASVVAVRRDGVDLGDGTTIEADVVVAAVGARPATAWLGGTLAGLVDLGPRGAVVVDEEHRPIDATGLPVAGLEGVRVVGDAALRRSPRHGWVAGGHWDAALTGPETAVRSLLGLVDGPAPDPAPYVFSTQLGHELSMFGVPSPQDDVVVRGGDERPGGAGGWTALWFAPDDGRPGRVLTAALAVDRPRDVAAARRLFAGAELPRLDPVVAADPDSRLR; this comes from the coding sequence GTGATCGACCCCGCGCCCACCGGCACCTGCGCCCCTCGTTCCGTCGTCGTCGTGGGGGCCGGCCTCGCCGGCGCGCGCACGGCCTCCCGCCTGCGGGACCTCGGGTTCACGGGTCGCGTGACGGTCGTCGGCGACGAGCCGATCGCGCCGTACGACCGCCCGCCGCTCTCGAAGCACCTCCTCGACCGCCCGCAGCCGACGTGGCTCGCGGACGACCTCGACATCCGGCTCTCGGAGCTCGCCGACGACGTGCTCCTGGGTACGCAGGCCGTCGGGCTCGAGGCGGTCGCGGACGGCCAGGGCCCCGCCTACCGCGTGGGGCTGCGCGACGCGGACGGCACACGTCGCACGCTCGAGACCGACGCCGTCGTCGTCGCGTGCGGCTCGCGGCCCGTCCGCCCTCAGGGCTGGGAGGACGCGCTCGTGCTGCACACCGCCGACGACGCGGACCGGCTGCGCGCCCGCCTCGCCGAGGTGACGGCCGCGGGCGGGCGCGGCCACGTCGTGTGCGTCGGCGCCGGCTGGATCGGTGCGGAGCTCGCGGGCGTCCTCACGGACGCGGGCATCGCGGTGACGGTGGTCGAGGCGGCGTCCGCGCCGCTCGCGGCCGCGCTCGGCGAGCATGCGGGCCGGCTCACGCTCCCCTGGTACGAGGACCATCCCGGGCTGCGGCTCGTCACGGGAGCGAGCGTCGTCGCGGTGCGACGCGACGGCGTCGACCTGGGCGACGGCACGACGATCGAGGCCGACGTCGTGGTCGCGGCGGTCGGCGCGCGTCCCGCGACGGCCTGGCTCGGCGGCACGCTCGCCGGTCTCGTGGACCTCGGGCCGCGCGGGGCGGTCGTCGTCGACGAGGAGCACCGCCCGATCGACGCGACCGGCCTACCGGTCGCGGGGCTCGAGGGCGTGCGCGTCGTCGGTGACGCTGCGCTGCGCCGTTCGCCGCGCCACGGCTGGGTCGCGGGCGGGCACTGGGACGCCGCGCTCACCGGTCCGGAGACGGCCGTCCGCTCGCTCCTGGGACTCGTCGACGGACCCGCACCGGACCCTGCTCCCTACGTGTTCTCGACGCAGCTCGGGCACGAGCTGTCGATGTTCGGTGTGCCGAGCCCGCAGGACGACGTCGTCGTGCGTGGCGGCGACGAGCGCCCGGGCGGCGCGGGCGGATGGACCGCCCTGTGGTTCGCTCCCGACGACGGTCGGCCCGGCCGCGTGCTCACGGCAGCCCTGGCCGTCGACCGGCCGCGCGACGTCGCCGCGGCGCGGCGCCTGTTCGCGGGCGCCGAGCTGCCGCGGCTCGACCCTGTGGTCGCCGCCGACCCGGACTCACGCCTGCGGTAG
- a CDS encoding MFS transporter translates to MPDDGAGADAVGTAPDIGTEAYPPPRPQLALAQVRNRFWLLTGLRWLPVGLLLPVMTLLPLQRGLTVAQLGAALATQGIVVLLLELPTGGLADALGRRPVVLASAGFAIVALGLVAVARTPLAFAVAFGVMGVFRALDSGPLNAWFVDAVHASPTPDDGDAESRSATVARGLSGAGVVSGVGIASGALAAGGLVAWAPTGSSRALDLVVYVAIVATVGQLVAAALLVREDRPRERGALGRSVRGTPRAIRDGVLLLRRSRVLTALVAVELFWGFGMVAFETLMPVRAAELVGGPDAAAALLGPVTAAGWGVAALGAALVAPLLRLGSIRNVSLVLRLVQGATVVGMGLVGGVVGLVAAYLLTYAVHEASGVLYETLLHEQVGNENRATVLSLASMVGQPSSSLGLVVLGAVATGASTGAAIVVGGVVLALAAPLFRVREKQREPLPQA, encoded by the coding sequence ATGCCCGACGACGGCGCGGGAGCCGACGCCGTGGGCACGGCGCCGGACATCGGCACCGAGGCCTACCCGCCACCGCGCCCGCAGCTCGCTCTGGCCCAGGTCCGCAACCGCTTCTGGCTGCTCACGGGCCTGCGCTGGCTGCCCGTCGGTCTGCTGCTGCCCGTCATGACCCTCCTGCCGCTGCAGCGCGGCCTCACCGTCGCGCAGCTCGGCGCCGCGCTCGCCACGCAGGGCATCGTGGTGCTGCTGCTCGAGCTGCCGACGGGCGGCCTCGCGGACGCGCTCGGCAGACGCCCCGTGGTCCTCGCGTCAGCGGGCTTCGCGATCGTCGCGCTCGGCCTCGTCGCCGTCGCGAGGACGCCGCTCGCGTTCGCGGTCGCGTTCGGCGTCATGGGCGTCTTCCGCGCGCTCGACTCGGGTCCGCTCAACGCGTGGTTCGTCGACGCCGTCCACGCGAGCCCCACCCCGGACGACGGAGATGCGGAGAGCCGGTCCGCGACCGTCGCGCGCGGCCTGTCGGGCGCAGGGGTCGTGAGCGGCGTCGGCATCGCCTCGGGCGCACTCGCGGCGGGCGGGCTCGTCGCATGGGCGCCGACCGGGTCGTCGCGGGCGCTCGACCTCGTCGTCTACGTCGCGATCGTCGCGACGGTCGGCCAGCTCGTCGCCGCAGCGCTCCTCGTGCGCGAGGACCGGCCGCGCGAGCGCGGCGCGCTCGGCCGGTCCGTGCGCGGCACCCCGCGCGCGATCCGCGACGGCGTCCTGCTGCTGCGACGCTCGCGCGTGCTCACCGCGCTCGTCGCCGTCGAGCTGTTCTGGGGCTTCGGCATGGTCGCGTTCGAGACGCTCATGCCCGTGCGCGCCGCGGAGCTCGTCGGCGGCCCCGACGCCGCCGCAGCGCTCCTCGGACCCGTCACCGCGGCCGGTTGGGGCGTCGCGGCGCTCGGCGCCGCGCTCGTCGCCCCGCTCCTGCGGCTCGGCAGCATCCGCAACGTCTCTCTCGTGCTGCGGCTCGTGCAGGGCGCGACGGTCGTCGGGATGGGGCTCGTCGGCGGCGTCGTCGGTCTCGTCGCCGCGTACCTGCTCACGTACGCCGTCCACGAGGCGTCCGGCGTCCTCTACGAGACGCTGCTCCACGAGCAGGTCGGCAACGAGAACCGCGCGACGGTCCTGTCGCTCGCGTCGATGGTCGGGCAGCCGTCGAGCTCGCTCGGCCTCGTCGTCCTCGGAGCGGTCGCGACCGGAGCCTCGACGGGCGCGGCGATCGTCGTCGGCGGGGTCGTGCTCGCCCTCGCAGCCCCGCTCTTCCGGGTGCGCGAGAAGCAGCGGGAGCCGCTACCGCAGGCGTGA
- a CDS encoding winged helix-turn-helix domain-containing protein — protein MRTKVVTDLDTLRAVTHPLRMRILGTLRLEGPATASELARALGESSGSTSYHLRQLERYGYVVDDVPDGDDDRPASRRERRWRAAHQQTELPAELWSGEGGREAHAQLAARQTEHLRRGIAARIETTDPADPAYEHSDYLVHLDREGAQAMLAELREVVLRYTGRGGELPISVHLLALPATT, from the coding sequence ATGAGAACCAAGGTCGTCACCGATCTCGACACCCTCCGGGCCGTCACGCACCCCCTGCGCATGCGCATCCTCGGCACCCTGCGCCTCGAGGGCCCTGCGACCGCGTCCGAGCTCGCTCGCGCCCTCGGCGAGTCGAGCGGGTCGACGTCGTACCACCTGCGACAGCTCGAGCGGTACGGCTACGTCGTCGACGACGTCCCCGACGGCGACGACGACCGCCCCGCGTCGCGGCGCGAGCGCCGCTGGCGCGCCGCCCACCAGCAGACCGAGCTGCCCGCCGAGCTGTGGTCGGGGGAGGGCGGTCGCGAGGCGCACGCCCAGCTCGCCGCCCGCCAGACCGAGCACCTGCGCCGCGGCATCGCCGCCCGCATCGAGACGACCGACCCCGCCGACCCGGCATACGAGCACTCCGACTACCTCGTGCACCTCGACCGCGAGGGCGCGCAGGCGATGCTCGCCGAGCTCCGCGAGGTCGTTCTGCGGTACACCGGCCGCGGCGGCGAGCTGCCCATCTCCGTGCACCTCCTCGCCCTCCCGGCGACGACGTGA
- the purH gene encoding bifunctional phosphoribosylaminoimidazolecarboxamide formyltransferase/IMP cyclohydrolase, translated as MSSSSTPDQAVTPLTDDARRPVRRALVSVYDKTGLVPFAQALHAEGVEIVSTGSTASTIAAAGVPVTPVESLTGFPECLEGRVKTLHPRVHAGILADTRKPDHLAQLAELEIAPFELVVVNLYPFTQTVASGATPDECVEQIDIGGPSMVRAAAKNHPSVAVVVDPVAYDAVVEAVSAGGFTYAQRKALAAQAFVHTAEYDVAVASWMGSVLSPTDDVAHDGEVVSTGFPAWIGATYERADVLRYGENPHQRAALYTVGSGEGGLAQATQLHGKAMSYNNYVDADAAWRAAHDHGEQPTAAIIKHANPCGIAVGADIADAHAKAHACDPLSAFGGVIALNDVVSVPAARQIAEIFTEVVVAPGYEPEALDILRAKKNVRLLMVDAPPSAAVETRPISGGLLVQAVDRVDAEGDDPTTWTLAAGEAADEATLADLAFAWRAVRAVKSNAILLADGGASVGVGMGQVNRVDSCRLAVERANSGEAERARGAVAASDAFFPFSDGLQVLIDAGVRAVVQPGGSVRDDESVAAAQAAGVTMYFTGTRHFAH; from the coding sequence ATGTCGTCCTCCAGCACCCCTGACCAGGCCGTGACGCCCCTGACCGACGACGCCCGTCGCCCCGTGCGCCGCGCGCTCGTCTCGGTCTACGACAAGACGGGCCTCGTCCCGTTCGCCCAGGCCCTGCACGCCGAGGGCGTCGAGATCGTCTCGACCGGCTCGACGGCATCGACGATCGCCGCGGCTGGCGTGCCGGTGACCCCCGTCGAGTCGCTCACGGGTTTCCCCGAGTGCCTCGAGGGTCGCGTGAAGACGCTGCACCCGCGCGTGCACGCGGGGATCCTCGCGGACACCCGTAAGCCCGACCACCTCGCGCAGCTCGCGGAGCTCGAGATCGCGCCGTTCGAGCTCGTCGTCGTCAACCTGTACCCGTTCACGCAGACGGTCGCGTCGGGTGCGACGCCGGACGAGTGTGTCGAGCAGATCGACATCGGCGGCCCGTCGATGGTGCGTGCCGCGGCGAAGAACCACCCGTCGGTCGCCGTCGTCGTCGACCCGGTCGCGTACGACGCGGTCGTCGAGGCGGTCTCGGCCGGAGGCTTCACGTACGCGCAGCGCAAGGCGCTCGCGGCGCAGGCGTTCGTGCACACCGCGGAGTACGACGTCGCGGTCGCGTCGTGGATGGGCTCGGTCCTGTCGCCGACGGACGACGTCGCGCACGACGGCGAGGTCGTCTCGACCGGCTTCCCCGCGTGGATCGGGGCGACCTACGAGCGTGCGGACGTGCTGCGCTACGGCGAGAACCCGCACCAGCGCGCTGCCCTGTACACGGTCGGCTCGGGCGAGGGCGGCCTCGCCCAGGCGACGCAGTTGCACGGCAAGGCGATGAGCTACAACAACTACGTCGACGCGGACGCCGCGTGGCGCGCCGCGCACGACCACGGCGAGCAGCCGACCGCGGCGATCATCAAGCACGCGAACCCGTGCGGTATCGCGGTCGGCGCGGACATCGCGGACGCCCACGCGAAGGCGCACGCGTGCGACCCGCTCTCGGCGTTCGGCGGCGTGATAGCGCTCAACGACGTCGTTTCCGTCCCGGCGGCCCGCCAGATCGCGGAGATCTTCACCGAGGTCGTCGTCGCGCCGGGCTACGAGCCCGAGGCGCTCGACATCCTGCGCGCGAAGAAGAACGTGCGCCTGCTCATGGTCGACGCGCCGCCGTCCGCGGCGGTCGAGACGCGCCCGATCTCGGGCGGCCTGCTCGTCCAGGCGGTCGACCGGGTCGACGCCGAGGGTGACGACCCGACGACGTGGACGCTCGCCGCGGGCGAGGCGGCCGACGAGGCGACGCTCGCGGACCTCGCGTTCGCGTGGCGCGCGGTGCGTGCGGTGAAGTCGAACGCGATCCTCCTGGCCGACGGCGGCGCGTCCGTCGGCGTCGGCATGGGACAGGTCAACCGGGTCGACTCGTGCCGCCTCGCGGTCGAGCGCGCGAACTCGGGGGAGGCGGAGCGTGCGCGGGGCGCGGTCGCGGCGTCGGACGCCTTCTTCCCGTTCTCGGACGGCCTGCAGGTGCTCATCGACGCGGGGGTGCGTGCGGTCGTGCAGCCGGGCGGCTCGGTGCGTGACGACGAGTCGGTCGCGGCGGCGCAGGCCGCGGGCGTGACGATGTACTTCACGGGGACGCGCCACTTCGCGCACTGA
- the purN gene encoding phosphoribosylglycinamide formyltransferase, whose product MSHPSVAGRTDVTRVVVLVSGAGSNLAALLTAHDDAAYGARVVGVVSDKASAGGLDIARAAGVPTAVVAPADFEDRAAWDRGLARSVGVFSPDLVVSAGFMRILGAAFLDEFGGRTVNTHPALLPSFPGAHGVRDALAYGVRVTGATFHVVDAGVDTGPIIAQTVVEVLDDDDEESLHERIKVAEREMLVAQVGRIARGGLRLEAGRAVVGRGWA is encoded by the coding sequence ATGTCCCACCCGAGCGTTGCAGGGCGAACCGACGTGACGCGCGTCGTCGTCCTCGTGTCGGGGGCGGGGTCGAACCTCGCCGCGCTGCTCACGGCGCACGACGACGCCGCGTACGGCGCTCGCGTCGTCGGCGTCGTCTCGGACAAGGCGTCCGCGGGCGGCCTCGACATCGCCCGTGCGGCAGGCGTGCCGACGGCGGTCGTCGCGCCGGCCGACTTCGAGGACCGCGCCGCGTGGGACCGCGGCCTCGCGCGCAGCGTCGGTGTGTTCTCGCCCGACCTCGTCGTGTCGGCGGGCTTCATGCGCATCCTCGGAGCCGCGTTCCTGGACGAGTTCGGCGGGCGCACGGTCAACACGCACCCCGCGCTCCTGCCGTCGTTCCCCGGCGCGCACGGTGTGCGCGACGCGCTCGCGTACGGCGTGCGGGTCACGGGCGCGACGTTCCACGTCGTCGACGCCGGCGTCGACACGGGCCCGATCATCGCGCAGACGGTCGTCGAGGTCCTCGACGACGACGACGAGGAGTCTCTGCACGAGCGCATCAAGGTCGCGGAGCGCGAGATGCTCGTCGCGCAGGTGGGGCGCATCGCACGTGGTGGTCTGCGCCTCGAGGCGGGTCGCGCTGTCGTCGGTCGCGGCTGGGCCTGA